A genomic segment from Pseudomonas sp. S09G 359 encodes:
- the thiI gene encoding tRNA uracil 4-sulfurtransferase ThiI, producing MKLIVKVFPEITIKSRPVRTRFIRQLAKNIRAVLRDLDPAVVVNGVWDNLELETRITDAKALKDMTERLSCMPGIAHFLQVDEYPLGDFDDITEKCKQHYGSELEGKIFSVRCKRAGKHTFSSMDVEKYVGSKLRRECGAAGISLKAPQIEVRMEIRDQRLFVIHSQHNSIGGYPLGALEQTLVLMSGGFDSTVAAYQIMRRGLMSHFCFFNLGGRAHELGVMEVAHFIWKKYGSSQRVLFVSVPFEEVLGEILGKVDNSHMGVVLKRMMLRAASRIADQLQIDALVTGEAISQVSSQTLPNLSLIDCVTEKLVLRPLIASHKQDIIDLAEEIGTADFAKHMPEYCGVISVNPKTHAKRNRVEYEEQQFDMAILERALENAKLVPIDRVIDELGQDVQIEEVSEALAGQIVVDIRHPDAAEDEPLEIAGIDVQTLPFYALNARFKELDNSRQYLLYCDKGVMSRLHAHHLLSEGHANVRVYRPS from the coding sequence ATGAAATTAATCGTTAAAGTCTTCCCCGAGATCACCATCAAAAGCCGACCGGTACGGACGCGTTTCATCCGTCAGTTGGCCAAGAACATCCGTGCCGTGCTCCGTGACCTGGACCCGGCTGTGGTGGTGAATGGCGTGTGGGACAACCTCGAGCTGGAAACCCGCATCACCGACGCCAAAGCCTTGAAGGACATGACCGAGCGCCTCAGCTGCATGCCGGGCATCGCGCATTTCCTGCAGGTGGATGAGTACCCGCTGGGCGACTTCGACGACATCACCGAGAAGTGCAAACAGCACTACGGCAGCGAACTCGAGGGCAAGATTTTTTCGGTGCGCTGCAAGCGTGCCGGCAAGCACACGTTCAGCTCCATGGACGTCGAGAAATACGTCGGCAGCAAGCTGCGTCGCGAGTGCGGCGCCGCCGGAATTTCCCTGAAAGCGCCGCAAATTGAAGTGCGCATGGAAATTCGCGACCAACGGTTGTTTGTGATCCACAGCCAGCACAACAGCATCGGCGGCTACCCGCTGGGCGCCCTGGAACAGACCCTGGTACTCATGTCCGGCGGTTTCGATTCCACCGTGGCGGCCTACCAGATCATGCGTCGCGGCCTGATGAGCCACTTCTGCTTCTTTAACCTGGGTGGGCGTGCACACGAATTGGGCGTGATGGAAGTTGCGCACTTTATCTGGAAGAAGTACGGCAGCTCCCAGCGCGTGCTATTTGTGAGCGTACCGTTCGAGGAAGTGTTGGGCGAAATTCTCGGCAAAGTCGATAACAGTCATATGGGCGTAGTATTGAAGCGTATGATGTTGCGCGCTGCGTCCCGAATCGCCGATCAATTGCAGATCGACGCGCTGGTGACCGGTGAAGCGATCTCCCAGGTATCGAGCCAGACGCTGCCGAACCTGTCGCTGATTGATTGCGTCACCGAAAAGCTGGTCTTGCGCCCGCTGATCGCCAGCCACAAACAGGACATCATCGACCTGGCAGAAGAAATCGGCACCGCCGACTTTGCCAAGCACATGCCTGAATACTGCGGGGTCATTTCGGTGAACCCCAAGACCCACGCCAAGCGCAACCGCGTGGAATATGAAGAACAACAGTTTGATATGGCGATTCTGGAGCGTGCGCTCGAGAACGCCAAGCTGGTCCCGATCGATCGCGTAATCGACGAATTGGGCCAGGATGTGCAGATCGAAGAAGTCAGCGAAGCCCTGGCCGGCCAGATCGTCGTCGACATCCGTCACCCGGATGCCGCCGAAGATGAGCCGCTGGAAATCGCTGGCATCGACGTGCAAACGCTGCCGTTCTACGCACTGAACGCGCGTTTCAAGGAACTGGATAACAGCCGTCAGTACCTGCTGTATTGCGACAAAGGCGTGATGAGTCGCCTGCATGCCCACCATTTGCTCAGTGAGGGGCATGCCAATGTGCGCGTTTATCGACCGAGCTAA
- the typA gene encoding translational GTPase TypA, giving the protein MIENLRNIAIIAHVDHGKTTLVDKLLRQSGTLERNELNDERVMDSNDQEKERGITILAKNTAINWNGYHINIVDTPGHADFGGEVERVMSMVDSVLLLVDAQDGPMPQTRFVTKKAFEAGLRPIVCINKVDRPGARPDWVLDQIFDLFDNLGATEEQLDFKVVYASALNGIAGLEHTDMAEDMTPLYQSIVDNVPAPKVDRDGPFQMQISALDYNSFLGVIGVGRIARGSVKPNTPVVAIGADGKKRNGRILKLMGHHGLHRIDVEEAFAGDIVCVSGMDSLFISDTLCQPDNVEAMKPLTVDEPTVSMTFQVNDSPFCGKEGKFVTSRNIKERLDKELLYNVALRVEEGDSADKFKVSGRGELHLSVLIETMRREGFEMGVGRPEVIIRQVDGVKQEPFENVTIDTPEESQGKVMEEMGLRKGDLTNMVPDGKGRVRLEYNIPARGLIGFRNQFLTLTNGAGILTSIFDRYDTMKSGDMSGRQNGVLVSVETGKALTYSLETLQARGKLFVEHGQEIYNGQIVGLNSRDNDMGVNPTKGKKLDNMRASGKDETIALVPPVRFTLEQALEFIQDDELCEVTPKSIRLRKKILDEGERTRAAKKAKN; this is encoded by the coding sequence GTGATCGAAAATCTACGTAACATCGCCATCATTGCTCACGTTGACCATGGTAAAACCACCCTGGTAGACAAACTCCTGCGTCAATCCGGCACCCTGGAGCGCAACGAGCTCAACGACGAGCGCGTGATGGACTCCAACGACCAGGAAAAAGAGCGCGGTATTACCATCCTGGCTAAAAACACCGCTATCAACTGGAACGGCTACCACATCAACATCGTGGACACCCCGGGCCACGCCGACTTCGGCGGCGAAGTAGAACGCGTAATGTCGATGGTTGACTCCGTTCTGCTGCTGGTTGATGCCCAGGACGGCCCTATGCCGCAAACCCGTTTCGTGACCAAGAAGGCTTTCGAAGCCGGCCTGCGTCCGATCGTGTGCATCAACAAGGTTGACCGTCCAGGCGCGCGTCCGGACTGGGTTCTGGACCAGATCTTCGACCTGTTCGACAACCTGGGTGCTACCGAAGAACAGCTGGACTTCAAAGTCGTCTACGCCTCGGCCCTGAACGGCATTGCCGGTCTGGAACACACCGACATGGCTGAAGACATGACCCCGCTGTACCAGTCGATCGTCGACAACGTACCAGCGCCAAAAGTTGACCGTGACGGCCCGTTCCAGATGCAAATCTCGGCACTGGACTACAACAGCTTCCTGGGTGTTATCGGTGTTGGCCGTATCGCTCGTGGTAGCGTCAAGCCGAACACTCCAGTCGTGGCCATTGGCGCCGACGGCAAGAAGCGTAACGGTCGTATCCTGAAGCTGATGGGTCACCACGGCCTGCACCGCATCGACGTTGAAGAAGCTTTCGCCGGCGACATCGTGTGCGTGAGCGGTATGGACTCCCTGTTCATCTCCGACACCCTGTGCCAGCCGGACAACGTTGAGGCGATGAAGCCTCTGACCGTTGACGAGCCAACCGTTTCCATGACCTTCCAGGTAAACGACTCGCCTTTCTGCGGTAAAGAAGGCAAGTTCGTGACTTCCCGTAACATCAAGGAACGTCTGGACAAAGAGCTGCTGTACAACGTTGCACTGCGCGTTGAAGAAGGCGACTCGGCTGACAAATTCAAGGTTTCCGGCCGTGGTGAGCTGCACCTCTCGGTACTGATCGAAACCATGCGTCGCGAAGGCTTCGAAATGGGCGTTGGTCGTCCAGAAGTGATCATCCGTCAGGTTGACGGCGTGAAGCAGGAACCGTTCGAAAACGTCACCATCGACACCCCTGAAGAATCCCAGGGCAAGGTCATGGAAGAGATGGGCCTGCGTAAGGGCGACCTGACCAACATGGTGCCGGATGGCAAAGGCCGTGTGCGTCTGGAATACAACATCCCTGCTCGTGGTCTGATCGGTTTCCGTAACCAGTTCCTGACCCTGACCAACGGTGCTGGCATCCTGACCTCGATCTTCGATCGCTACGACACCATGAAGTCCGGCGACATGTCCGGCCGTCAGAACGGTGTTCTGGTATCGGTAGAAACCGGCAAGGCACTGACCTACTCCCTGGAAACCCTCCAGGCGCGTGGCAAGCTGTTCGTTGAACACGGTCAAGAGATCTACAACGGTCAGATCGTTGGTCTGAACAGCCGTGACAACGACATGGGCGTCAACCCAACCAAAGGCAAGAAGCTCGACAACATGCGTGCTTCGGGTAAAGACGAAACCATCGCTCTGGTCCCACCTGTTCGCTTCACTCTGGAACAGGCCCTGGAATTCATCCAGGACGACGAGCTGTGCGAAGTTACGCCTAAGTCGATCCGCCTGCGTAAGAAGATCCTGGACGAAGGCGAGCGTACCCGCGCTGCCAAGAAAGCCAAGAACTGA
- a CDS encoding YkgJ family cysteine cluster protein has product MKPQLIAAAELDRLETWQKYSAHMCGGCVSSCCTLPVEVKIKDLIRIGIVDEFERGDPPKNIAKRLQKEGIVERYNNKSEIFTLQRMSNNDCLYLDRKTRFCTIYDKRPDTCRNHPKIGPRPGYCAYKPKEVVRETKFKTLDKF; this is encoded by the coding sequence ATGAAGCCTCAACTGATCGCCGCCGCGGAACTCGACCGTTTAGAGACCTGGCAGAAATATTCCGCCCACATGTGCGGCGGCTGCGTGTCCAGCTGCTGCACGCTGCCGGTCGAGGTGAAGATCAAGGACCTGATCCGCATTGGCATCGTCGATGAGTTCGAGCGTGGCGACCCGCCGAAGAACATCGCCAAGCGCTTGCAGAAGGAAGGCATCGTCGAGCGCTACAACAATAAATCCGAGATCTTTACCCTGCAGCGCATGAGCAACAACGACTGCCTGTACCTGGATCGTAAGACGCGCTTCTGCACTATTTATGACAAGCGCCCGGATACCTGCCGCAACCACCCGAAAATCGGGCCGCGCCCGGGGTATTGCGCATATAAGCCGAAGGAAGTGGTGCGCGAGACCAAGTTCAAGACCCTCGATAAGTTCTGA
- a CDS encoding glycogen/starch/alpha-glucan phosphorylase: MSQEPLAREAEVAAFRDAVLTKLTYAVGKDPDHAFDHDWFEAIALAARDQMVDHWMDHTRRIYRKGQKRVYYLSLEFLIGRLLYDSLSNLGVLEIAREALSELGVDLERIRLLEPDAALGNGGLGRLAACFMESMSTLGIAGHGYGIRYEHGLFRQAIVDGWQQEQTERWLDFGNPWEFERAEVIYPIGFGGSVETLPDASGKLIQVWTPNETVRAVAYDTPVVGWRGASVNTLRLWRARAVEDLHLERFNAGDHLGAVAEVARAESISRVLYPADSTEAGQELRLRQEYFFVSASLQDLLRRHKNMHGSVLSLGEHAAIQLNDTHPSIAVAELMRQLVDLHDIPWEAAWDVTVETLSYTNHTLLPEALETWPVGLMERMLPRHMQIIYLINAQHIDSLRAKGIHDFDVLRAVSLIEEDNGRRVRMGNLAFLGSHSVNGVSGLHTQLMRSTVFSELHKLYPERINNKTNGITFRRWLYQANPKLTEMLVDALGPDILDTMETRLTELETFAEKQAFRKAFSEQRLHSKRALAEIIHERLGISVNPAAMFDVQVKRIHEYKRQLLNLLHTVALYQAIRAEPGTDWVPRVKIFSGKAAASYHQAKLIIKLTNDIARTVNNDPTVRGLLKVVFLPNYNVSLAESIIPAADLSEQISTAGFEASGTSNMKFGLNGALTIGTMDGANVEMHERVGADHMFIFGLSAQQVEARKHAGEFNAGPDIAASHRLNDVLQAIRGGVFSPDDPGRYVGLIDGLIDYDRFLVCADFDSYWDAQARVEAHWHDSKAWWRSAVLNTARMGWFSSDRTIREYATEIWKALD, translated from the coding sequence ATGTCTCAGGAACCACTTGCACGAGAAGCAGAGGTAGCCGCATTCCGCGATGCTGTCTTGACCAAACTCACCTATGCGGTGGGCAAGGACCCGGATCACGCCTTCGACCATGACTGGTTTGAAGCGATTGCCCTGGCCGCCCGCGACCAGATGGTCGATCACTGGATGGACCACACGCGGCGTATTTACCGCAAAGGCCAGAAGCGGGTCTATTACCTTTCCCTGGAATTCCTCATTGGCCGCTTGCTCTACGACAGCCTGAGCAACCTCGGGGTGCTCGAAATTGCCCGCGAAGCCTTGTCCGAACTGGGCGTGGACCTCGAACGCATCCGCCTGCTGGAGCCCGACGCGGCGCTCGGCAACGGTGGCCTGGGGCGCCTGGCGGCGTGCTTCATGGAAAGCATGTCGACCTTGGGCATCGCCGGCCATGGGTATGGCATCCGTTATGAACACGGCCTGTTCCGCCAGGCGATTGTCGATGGCTGGCAGCAGGAACAGACCGAGCGTTGGCTGGATTTCGGTAACCCGTGGGAGTTCGAGCGCGCAGAGGTGATCTACCCGATTGGCTTTGGCGGCAGCGTCGAGACCCTGCCGGATGCCTCCGGCAAGCTGATCCAGGTGTGGACGCCGAATGAAACCGTGCGCGCCGTTGCCTATGACACCCCGGTAGTCGGCTGGCGTGGTGCCAGCGTCAACACCTTGCGCCTGTGGCGTGCACGCGCCGTGGAAGACCTGCACCTGGAGCGCTTCAACGCTGGTGACCACTTGGGCGCCGTGGCCGAAGTGGCCCGCGCCGAAAGCATCTCCCGAGTGCTTTACCCGGCCGACAGCACCGAAGCAGGGCAGGAACTGCGCCTGCGCCAGGAATACTTCTTCGTCTCCGCCTCCCTGCAAGACCTGCTGCGCCGCCACAAGAACATGCACGGCTCGGTACTGAGCCTGGGCGAGCACGCGGCGATCCAGCTCAATGACACCCACCCGTCCATCGCCGTGGCCGAATTGATGCGCCAGTTGGTGGATTTGCACGACATCCCGTGGGAAGCCGCGTGGGACGTGACGGTTGAAACCCTTTCCTACACCAACCACACCTTGTTGCCCGAGGCGTTGGAGACCTGGCCTGTAGGTTTGATGGAACGCATGCTGCCGCGGCACATGCAGATCATCTACCTGATCAACGCCCAGCACATCGACTCGCTGCGCGCCAAGGGCATTCACGATTTCGACGTATTGCGCGCCGTGTCGTTGATCGAAGAAGACAACGGCCGCCGCGTGCGCATGGGCAACCTGGCGTTCCTCGGTTCCCATAGCGTCAACGGCGTGTCCGGCCTGCATACCCAATTGATGCGCAGCACAGTGTTCTCCGAACTGCACAAGCTCTATCCGGAGCGCATCAACAACAAAACCAACGGTATTACCTTCCGCCGCTGGCTGTACCAGGCCAACCCCAAGCTCACCGAGATGCTGGTGGATGCCCTGGGGCCGGACATTCTCGACACCATGGAAACCCGCCTCACCGAGCTGGAAACCTTCGCCGAGAAGCAGGCGTTCCGCAAAGCCTTCTCTGAGCAGCGCCTGCACAGCAAGCGTGCGCTGGCCGAGATCATCCATGAGCGCCTGGGCATTTCGGTGAACCCGGCGGCGATGTTCGATGTGCAGGTCAAACGGATTCACGAATACAAGCGCCAACTGCTCAACCTGCTGCACACCGTGGCGCTGTACCAGGCGATCCGTGCCGAGCCGGGCACCGACTGGGTGCCGCGGGTGAAGATCTTCTCCGGCAAGGCTGCGGCCAGTTATCACCAGGCCAAGCTGATCATCAAGCTGACCAACGACATCGCGCGCACCGTCAACAACGACCCGACCGTGCGCGGTTTGCTCAAGGTGGTGTTCCTGCCCAACTACAACGTGAGCCTGGCGGAAAGCATCATCCCAGCGGCGGACTTGTCGGAGCAGATCTCTACCGCAGGCTTTGAGGCGTCGGGCACCAGTAACATGAAGTTCGGCCTCAACGGCGCGCTGACCATCGGCACCATGGACGGCGCCAACGTGGAGATGCATGAGCGCGTCGGTGCCGACCACATGTTTATCTTCGGCCTCAGCGCGCAGCAGGTGGAAGCCCGCAAGCACGCTGGCGAATTCAACGCCGGGCCGGACATCGCCGCCTCCCATCGCCTCAACGATGTGCTGCAAGCGATTCGCGGCGGGGTGTTCTCGCCGGATGATCCGGGCCGTTATGTGGGCCTGATTGACGGCTTGATCGACTACGACCGCTTCCTGGTGTGTGCTGACTTCGACTCCTACTGGGACGCGCAGGCGCGGGTCGAAGCGCATTGGCATGACTCCAAGGCCTGGTGGCGCTCGGCGGTGCTGAACACGGCGCGGATGGGTTGGTTCAGCTCGGACCGCACGATCCGCGAGTACGCGACGGAGATCTGGAAAGCATTGGATTAA
- a CDS encoding DUF2339 domain-containing protein has protein sequence MQWIFMLIGLVLGWTLDESFSDAGIGALLGLGIGQAIRLSKLATQADQQARQLETTQKALIALGDRLRQLEVPTPPSTTVVEAPIPEPTPVAKAPELVWELPAELTPVAIVAEPSQPLPADVWAPAPIPEPKEPAIPRGPNLIERAISGARNWLFGGNTVLRVGVVLLFLGLAFLLRYATEGMVVPIELRYAGVAAAALGLLGLGWWLRLRNSNYGLMLQGTGIAVLYLTVFAAMRLHPLIDPGAALGLLVAVTVFSAILAITQDALGLACAAALGGFAAPILTSTGAGNHVALFSYFALLNAGILAIAWFKAWRLLNLIGFVGTFGIGFAWGMRSYTPELLWSTEPFLIVFFLMYLAIGLLFARRKLLEMGDAPAGREALLRWSAAKGDYVDGSMLFGPPLVGFGLQFALVQHLEFAAAFSALGLGIIYMGLARVLSGGRALLLAETCLALGVIFASLAIPLGLDARWTAAAWAVEGAGIFWLGLRQQRPLARAFGLLLQLGSALAFLSELRVGELSLLDGAPLGALLLGAALLFSFDQLRKAPAEQASSWERKGLPVLASLGLSCVYLLAPLLLLTQGTAISWAIAGLVTLFVGLRIGSRTFLFSAFAVQLLGGALFLLRLQGGDGAAVFNAGWSGLLTASLIGLALVGGMLLAARDDMVRGDVRLLRGLSVVLLAGLMLINLAVLFVLPWESASGVWAASGLLIIWLSLYLQQRVSFVFGLLLQVVGGASFLLAVPQLLGPLTGEGLRPLAHSGFWTPMVLGLAALVGAWRLQREPQAPVFTVLKLQRLSDVLLVWGAGWWTLALAGEVLRFIPKELLGACLLGLAAVSVAIWALLAVRLRWASLGVLCTLLMPAAGVGLLVSASDYYHPAANYGWLAWLAVFVVHFISLRRLASVVPRTALSIAHVLGCWMLIGMLALELRYGLLRLSAEYNAWRWLGWAILPSLYLVLAAAPRNWPWPLSTYAREYRVLAALPLAVLMLGWFWLANIFSDGTAKPLPYVPLLNPLDLGLLFALLGVYLLSRSVAPQRGPRAELLAQGVAGVSLFAFFTALVMRTAHHWGGVPFHLDALLASMLVQAGLSIVWTLIALGLMIGGHLRHRREVWLIGAALIAVVVAKLFFVELSNRGGLARIVSFIGVGGLLLVVGYFAPLPPKRAEPVVETEGASS, from the coding sequence ATGCAATGGATTTTCATGCTGATTGGCCTGGTGCTCGGCTGGACGCTCGATGAGTCGTTCAGTGACGCGGGTATCGGTGCGCTGTTGGGCTTGGGCATTGGCCAGGCGATTCGCCTGTCAAAGCTGGCGACTCAGGCGGACCAACAGGCGCGTCAGTTGGAAACCACGCAGAAGGCGTTGATTGCGCTGGGTGATCGTCTGCGGCAGCTGGAAGTGCCCACGCCGCCGAGCACTACTGTCGTTGAAGCCCCAATCCCTGAACCCACACCTGTTGCCAAGGCGCCCGAGCTGGTTTGGGAGCTGCCTGCCGAATTAACGCCGGTTGCCATCGTTGCCGAACCAAGCCAGCCGCTGCCGGCTGATGTATGGGCGCCCGCCCCGATACCAGAACCCAAAGAACCTGCGATCCCCCGTGGCCCCAACTTGATCGAGCGCGCCATCAGTGGCGCGCGCAATTGGTTGTTCGGCGGCAACACCGTGCTGCGTGTCGGCGTGGTGCTGTTGTTCCTCGGCCTGGCGTTCCTGTTGCGTTATGCCACCGAAGGCATGGTGGTGCCAATCGAATTGCGTTACGCCGGGGTGGCCGCTGCCGCATTGGGCCTGCTGGGGTTGGGCTGGTGGCTGCGGCTGCGCAACAGCAACTATGGTCTGATGCTGCAAGGCACCGGGATCGCGGTGTTGTACCTCACGGTGTTTGCTGCGATGCGCCTGCACCCGTTGATCGATCCTGGTGCGGCCCTGGGCTTGCTGGTGGCGGTCACGGTGTTTTCGGCGATCCTGGCGATTACCCAGGATGCGCTCGGGCTGGCCTGTGCAGCGGCGCTCGGCGGTTTTGCGGCGCCGATCCTCACGTCCACCGGCGCCGGCAACCATGTGGCGCTGTTCAGTTACTTTGCCTTGCTTAACGCGGGCATTCTCGCCATCGCCTGGTTCAAGGCCTGGCGCCTGCTCAACCTGATCGGGTTTGTCGGCACCTTTGGGATCGGGTTTGCCTGGGGTATGCGCTCGTATACGCCTGAATTGCTGTGGAGCACCGAGCCGTTCCTGATCGTGTTTTTCCTGATGTACCTGGCCATCGGCCTGTTGTTCGCACGGCGCAAACTGTTGGAGATGGGCGACGCGCCCGCGGGCCGTGAGGCACTGCTGCGATGGTCGGCGGCCAAGGGCGATTACGTCGACGGCAGCATGCTCTTCGGCCCGCCACTGGTGGGCTTTGGCTTGCAGTTCGCACTGGTGCAGCACCTGGAGTTCGCCGCTGCGTTCAGCGCGTTGGGCCTGGGGATTATCTACATGGGCCTGGCCCGCGTGCTCAGTGGCGGGCGCGCTTTGCTGCTGGCAGAAACCTGCCTGGCACTGGGCGTGATTTTTGCCAGCCTGGCGATTCCTTTGGGCCTGGATGCGCGCTGGACCGCTGCCGCGTGGGCGGTAGAGGGCGCGGGCATCTTCTGGCTCGGCCTGCGCCAGCAGCGCCCATTGGCGCGCGCGTTTGGCCTGTTATTGCAGCTAGGTTCGGCGTTGGCGTTCCTCAGTGAATTGCGTGTCGGCGAACTCAGCTTGCTCGATGGCGCGCCGTTGGGCGCTTTGTTGCTTGGTGCGGCGTTGCTGTTCAGCTTCGACCAGTTGCGCAAGGCCCCCGCCGAGCAGGCGTCGAGTTGGGAGCGCAAAGGCCTGCCGGTGCTGGCGAGCCTGGGACTGAGCTGTGTGTACCTGCTGGCGCCGCTGTTGCTGCTGACCCAAGGCACGGCCATCAGTTGGGCTATCGCCGGCCTGGTGACGCTGTTTGTCGGCTTGCGCATTGGCTCGCGCACCTTCCTGTTCAGCGCTTTCGCCGTGCAGCTGTTGGGCGGCGCGTTGTTCCTGCTGCGCTTACAGGGCGGTGACGGTGCGGCGGTGTTCAATGCTGGCTGGAGCGGGTTGCTGACCGCCTCGTTGATCGGCCTGGCCCTGGTCGGCGGCATGCTGCTGGCGGCACGCGACGATATGGTGCGCGGCGACGTGCGCCTGCTGCGTGGGCTGTCGGTGGTACTGCTGGCCGGGCTGATGCTGATCAACCTCGCGGTGCTGTTCGTGCTGCCGTGGGAAAGCGCCAGCGGCGTGTGGGCGGCCAGTGGTCTGTTGATCATCTGGTTGAGCCTGTACCTGCAGCAGCGCGTCAGTTTTGTGTTCGGGTTGCTGCTGCAAGTGGTCGGCGGCGCCTCGTTCCTGCTGGCGGTGCCGCAGCTGCTGGGGCCGCTGACCGGCGAGGGCTTGCGCCCACTGGCCCACAGCGGGTTCTGGACGCCGATGGTGTTGGGCCTGGCCGCCCTGGTCGGCGCCTGGCGCTTGCAGCGTGAACCGCAGGCGCCGGTGTTTACCGTGTTGAAACTGCAGCGCCTGTCCGATGTGCTGTTGGTGTGGGGCGCAGGCTGGTGGACGTTGGCCCTGGCGGGTGAAGTGTTGCGCTTTATCCCGAAAGAGCTGCTGGGCGCGTGCCTGCTGGGGCTTGCGGCGGTGAGCGTCGCGATCTGGGCGCTGCTCGCGGTGCGGCTGCGCTGGGCCTCGCTGGGTGTGCTGTGCACCTTGTTGATGCCGGCGGCGGGCGTGGGGTTGCTGGTGTCTGCCAGCGACTATTACCACCCGGCGGCGAACTACGGCTGGCTGGCCTGGCTGGCGGTGTTTGTGGTGCATTTCATCTCGCTGCGGCGCTTGGCGAGCGTGGTTCCGCGCACGGCGCTGAGCATCGCCCACGTGCTCGGCTGCTGGATGTTGATCGGCATGCTGGCGCTGGAGTTGCGCTACGGCCTGCTGCGCTTGTCAGCCGAATACAACGCCTGGCGCTGGCTGGGTTGGGCGATTCTGCCGAGCCTGTACCTGGTGCTGGCCGCTGCGCCGCGCAACTGGCCGTGGCCGCTGTCGACGTATGCAAGGGAATATCGCGTATTGGCGGCACTGCCCCTGGCGGTGCTGATGCTCGGCTGGTTCTGGCTGGCGAATATCTTCAGTGATGGCACGGCCAAGCCGCTGCCCTATGTGCCGCTGCTTAACCCGCTGGACCTGGGCCTGTTGTTTGCGTTGCTGGGCGTGTACCTGTTGTCGCGCAGCGTGGCACCGCAACGTGGGCCGCGTGCCGAATTGCTCGCCCAGGGTGTCGCGGGTGTTTCGCTGTTCGCGTTCTTTACCGCGCTGGTCATGCGCACCGCTCACCATTGGGGCGGCGTGCCGTTTCATCTGGACGCATTGCTGGCATCGATGCTGGTGCAGGCCGGCCTGTCGATTGTCTGGACCCTGATCGCCCTCGGCCTGATGATCGGCGGCCACCTGCGCCATCGTCGCGAGGTGTGGCTGATCGGTGCGGCGTTGATTGCGGTGGTGGTCGCCAAGCTGTTCTTTGTCGAGTTGAGCAACCGTGGCGGTCTGGCGCGGATCGTCTCGTTTATCGGCGTGGGCGGCCTCTTGCTGGTGGTGGGTTACTTTGCCCCGCTGCCGCCCAAGCGCGCCGAACCTGTGGTGGAAACTGAAGGAGCATCCTCTTGA
- a CDS encoding DUF3999 domain-containing protein, translating into MGKLSMVVLGVCTTWSVWAQEAPGDFTTQVPLAVSGSGPWYRLELPLAVQLSARQADLSDVRVFNAAGEPQAYALSRQTAARTESRNVTEVKWFPLYAADTQQSLPGVVMKATTEGTLVEIKPATAPKPGKQVLRGWVLDASAIKAPLQQLSLDWSHEQEGFQRFSIEASDDLQHWQSWGDGQVARLSFADERVEQHDVSLPGQSARYLRLVWQGQAAPLLTSAKLASASSSSLPMPLVWSQPVAGTRLKAGEYSWQLPTGLNLERLRVELKQPNTLAPVTLSGRRDSKQAWQPLSNGLLYRLTQNGQDVVQDELQLPGQAVTELKLQVDERGGGLGVDAPALRFAVRATQLVFLARGEPPFSLALGNATVKAASLPLSTLIPGYSAERLNTLGQAKVAGDIVVASPAVVAATDSGPGWKKLGLWAVLLLGVAALGAMAYSLLRKPPVAR; encoded by the coding sequence ATCGGTAAGTTGAGCATGGTTGTGCTGGGCGTGTGTACGACGTGGTCGGTGTGGGCCCAAGAAGCGCCCGGCGACTTCACCACCCAAGTGCCGCTGGCGGTGAGTGGCAGCGGCCCGTGGTATCGCCTTGAGTTGCCCTTGGCCGTGCAGTTGAGCGCGCGCCAGGCTGACCTCAGCGATGTGCGTGTATTCAACGCGGCCGGCGAGCCACAGGCCTACGCGCTGTCGCGACAGACCGCTGCGCGTACCGAAAGCCGCAACGTCACCGAGGTGAAGTGGTTCCCGCTGTACGCCGCCGACACCCAGCAAAGCCTGCCCGGCGTGGTGATGAAAGCCACGACCGAAGGCACCCTGGTGGAAATCAAACCGGCCACCGCGCCCAAGCCCGGCAAGCAGGTGCTGCGTGGCTGGGTACTCGACGCCAGCGCAATCAAGGCGCCGTTGCAGCAATTGAGCCTCGACTGGAGCCACGAGCAGGAGGGCTTCCAGCGTTTCAGCATTGAAGCCAGCGATGACTTGCAGCATTGGCAATCCTGGGGCGATGGGCAAGTGGCGCGGCTGTCGTTTGCCGACGAACGGGTGGAGCAGCATGACGTCAGCCTGCCGGGGCAGTCGGCGCGGTACCTGCGCCTGGTGTGGCAGGGGCAGGCGGCGCCGCTGCTGACCTCGGCCAAATTGGCCAGCGCGTCCAGCAGCAGCCTGCCGATGCCGCTGGTGTGGTCACAGCCCGTCGCCGGCACGCGGCTCAAGGCGGGGGAATACAGCTGGCAGTTGCCTACCGGGCTGAATCTTGAGCGGTTGCGTGTTGAGCTGAAACAGCCCAACACGCTGGCCCCGGTGACGTTATCGGGGCGCCGGGACAGCAAGCAGGCCTGGCAGCCGTTGAGCAATGGTTTGTTGTATCGCCTGACCCAGAATGGCCAGGACGTGGTCCAGGATGAATTGCAGCTGCCAGGCCAGGCCGTCACCGAACTCAAGTTGCAGGTGGACGAGCGAGGTGGCGGCCTAGGCGTTGACGCGCCGGCCCTGCGCTTTGCGGTGCGCGCCACGCAGTTGGTGTTCCTGGCGCGTGGTGAGCCGCCGTTCAGCCTGGCGCTGGGCAACGCCACGGTGAAGGCGGCGAGCCTGCCGCTGTCGACGTTGATTCCCGGCTACAGTGCCGAGCGCCTCAACACGCTGGGACAGGCCAAGGTGGCCGGGGACATCGTGGTCGCGTCGCCGGCGGTCGTAGCCGCTACGGACAGTGGGCCGGGCTGGAAAAAGCTCGGGCTCTGGGCGGTACTGCTGCTTGGCGTGGCGGCACTGGGCGCCATGGCCTACAGTTTGCTGCGCAAGCCGCCGGTGGCACGTTAA